DNA from Eucalyptus grandis isolate ANBG69807.140 chromosome 5, ASM1654582v1, whole genome shotgun sequence:
ATCGTTGGTATGTGTTGCAAGATAGAGACTATGGGGACGTAATCCCAAGTTAGCAGTTCATGATTATTGTTGTGCATAGTTGTGGGTACATTACAATGACATGGAGACTCAACTTAAGATAAGTTGATGTAGAATAATACCTAAATTAAGGGAGCATATACCGAACACTAAGCTCACATGTGAGAGGGAGATTGTCAAAACACACATGTGActtatattagaaaaatctcacaTCGGAACATTGGCATGAGTTTACGCGTGAGAGGGAGATTTTTCAGATACATGTGTGAGTTATATTAAGAGAAATCTCAAATGTGAAGTAGTTAATACAATTTTAGTTGGCCTATGCTCATTAGTTGAAGATTTTGAGTGAAGATGGATCCAACTAATTATGTTAATGGATTCAGATTTAGCCCCATCTTGACAATCTCCCCTCCTATTTCTACCGTATGCTCATTACAATAATCACGAGCAATGATTGAATTAAAGAACATCTATGAACTTATCATAGAAAATGTTAGTCTTAGAATAAGAGTGTCACGAGATAAAAATGATGTATTTAGTTATATAACATTATATGTTATATTCGGAGTTAAAACAGGAGGAGTAAGAAATCAGGCATGTGCGGAACAGGAAACTGAAAGGATTTGTACCAGGAGATGCTCTTGGTCGAGGTCAGCTGTCCCCATAATTCCACTGTTCACTGCATTGCATGACAGTTCCCTTCATTTTTCTAATGCAAGAGGACTGGAATGATCCAACAAGAAAAAACAGGCAAATATTCCCGAACTGATGTGGTCCAAGGAAATATAACGGGTGGATGGTCCCCGGAGCTCGCACGCTTTGCACGTTTGACAAGTTTCAGCGATCGAAAAACTGAATATATAACCGGGCGAGACATATGACAGAAGTTCGATTCACTACCTTCCCAAATTCAAGTTGAGTTTTAGTTCATGATGGCCAAAACTCAGGCTTTGGGAGTAAACAATCATATTTTCAGGATGCAAGGCCACCGGCCATCAGTTAGATAAGCCTTAATCTCTCAGAATTAATGACAAGAAATCTAATTAAAAGGGTTAGAAAATAGGTAGGGCCATTCTGAATAAGCAATTAGGTAGGACCATTTTTAATAAGCCTTGTCCCCAGCCAATCGAGCAAAAAAACTCTCTGAATTCCAAATAGTCAAGAACAACCTAGGGTCCTGCCACCTATCCTAAGTAATTCATTCATTGAGCAACGCTTGCATGAAAAAAACCGCGACAAATCCCCTAATAATGGCATTTTTGTTAAACTCATCAATATGTATATAGGAATAATACATTTAACTGCTAAAAATAGGAAAGTACAAATTTACGCATCTAGATATTTAATCTGAACAATGTAGAGTTATTGAAGACTTCTTAATTACTAAATTTCTCCTATTGACAAAGAAGCAGTTTATTGACTTAGGTGTGCAATATTTCTTATGCGAGGGCCACCCTCAACCGTGGTTGGCTATGACCTAGGTGGGGTGTTACATCCTGAATTTCGACCCCGTtccgaatatatgaaatggacATCTCGTTGACGCACCGATGGTCCTTtttctccgagctgatcactcacgagttaaccaatctattgggtgaagccgttaagggatataaccgcggtaaaatacctaaaagctactcaatagGTCAGATcggactaaaatcacgttcggccaattttaaccacgaaattaaattcggttttgggaatcggaCGTTGGCGCATGTCACGGTTCATTTATAGGACGTTATCTTGTCTTTTCgagaaattttcagagattccgaggTTTTTACAGGAAATGGAttcggacgtcgcggaaatTAGCGGAAAATTGGATCGGCCAAGTTGATTGGAATTTTAGCCTCTTTATCGAACTGTTGGGTGTTGAGGACTTGCTGAAAATGGTATGGGCAATTTCTTCGACAAAGTTGGACATTAAATTGGGAATTTTAGTGAGGAATTGAAGCCCAAAGTAATGAAATTCGGATGCCAAAATAGGAGCTGGAATTTTGGCTTCTATTTGGACAATTTGTGggaaatttcttgatgaaaaGTAAATGGGAGACATTAAGATAATTATGTGGGCTTTAGAGGGGACAAACACTTAAATGGTTGGGATAAGTGTGGACTTTAGCTTCCCCTCAGCCGCAACTTCTTCAGCACGCCAAGGCAGCTGCCTTGGTCTTCACCGTgcgttccttctctctctggaTCACGCTGGCTTatgcttttcatttctttccttcgACCCTCAACCCCACGTTCTCTCCCTCGGCTCCCTcaattttgcttcttccttcaCCGAAAACAACCCAGCCACTGCCGCGTCCAAGCTTCCACCAGATCGTGCCCCCTCCGGTCAACAAGCTAGCATGGAAGATCACCGAAGTTGACCACCGTTCAATCCCTGGCGCCAGCAGCTGCTTCTGTTTTGGCGTtgctttcatttctcttttcggATCCCTGCTCCACCGCCATCACCATCGTCAGCTTGCCACTCCACCGAACTCCATCGTGCGCCCCTGCAGCTCATCTCACGCGCGGCACTTCCACCGAGTTCTCCCTTCACGTGCTGCTGCCTGCCACTCCACGTTTCTCTGCAGCCAAAGTCCACCGATTGCCCTGTTTCTCTTCGTGTCGCTAGCATCCCCACCGAAGTTGCATCTTTGACCACAGAATCAAATCGGCGTCCTCGTGTCTTCATCTGCTGCAGCCCCACGCATCATCCTGCTTCTTTCGGTCAAGACTCCAGCGAAACCATTCGGCCGAAGTTGACTCCATCGCCCACGATTCCACTGAGCAGTCCACCGTCTTCGTCCAACGATCCGCCGAGGCTGCTGTCGGTCGTCCATCTTCGCACGGCCAGCAATCCAGCGAGTCTTCCTCCGGCAGCCCACGTGGATTTTGGCCCAGCAGTTGGGCCCGTCCTCAGCCCATCTTCGATCAGCCCAGCTATTTCCAGCCCAAGCCCAGTTGAGTTCAGCAAAGCCCAGCGAAATTCTTGAAGCCCAAACCAAGCTCAGCCCAAGACTTTCAGTAGGCCCCAGGCCCAGAATTTCTGCGGGCTTGCAAAGTTTCTTGGCCCGGGCCGAATATCTATCGTCGCCGCCGAAATTTTGGAATTCCGCCACCGTCGCATCATTATCGTGGTGTTCCAATCTTCGCtttgtcaagtgagttttactcactaatgctttcttaatttgctaattatgcctaagggttgattagatttaattaagtgcaattaggtggttagattagtttaggacaattaaattagtgacttaatgatgcatgttaggtggttagacttagtcattagcaagtagagagcttctaatatttattgaatgcatctcggggtTTTCCTGACCCATTCCGGGTTCCAATTAGACAtcacgggcctaaattggattttttaatatttatttatttattttcgaaattaaatatttatttatttatttttccagaaattcaaccgggatggtcagtgactggaatttcatgctgattgtcatggtgcGGTCCGTTTAGTTATTTGAGCTTTGAACGtgccaaattaaattaattgtgaatttttggGTGATGTGATTTTAATTCTTTGATTGAGAAACTGTCGGGTATTGGTTGTCGGTATCAAAAGTAAGTTGGAAATCACTGAGAGAAGACACGTGgactcggtgaattggaatatcacctcgagaatgcacgtgagtttgGTGAttgaatatgtcatcttggcgaaaagatcgccttagagaatgcacgtggctcagaGACTCGTTATGTCCTcctggaaaatgcacgtggcttggtgaTAGAGTAAGGCATCGTAAAAAGGGCACTTgggctcggtgatctgatgcatcactttggtgagttagcacctaagagaaggcaCATGGGCCTAGGCATCataaaaagggcacgtgggctcggtgatttgatgcatcactttggcagACTTGGCGCctaagagaaggcacgtgggctcgggcatcgtaaaagggcacgtgggcttggtgaattgatgcatcactttggcgaactagtgcctaagagaatgcatgtgggccCAAGAATTTAAGTGTGACATCTTAGAAGAGACACATGGGCTCGGTGATTTGATGCATTATTTTGGTGAGCTAGTGCCTAAGAGAATGCATGTGTGCTCGACAACTAGATATACATTGTGGGGAAAGTATGGTCTGATTGATATGTAATCGaataggtcgattgatcattgctttgatctaATGTTgtgaattaattaattgaatggaaatgattGGTGAATGGTTTGATTGAGACataatcaactaggtcgatttgatcgatgcttcgatctatgatgtgatatgattgggtgcctatttgaactatgctaatatgcaggtggaatctgagaccaaggtaagtcctctcactcgtgttgtgcataggcagccttaaggtgtattagtttactaatcgaattttagggggtagaacttgctgggacgttgtctcattggttattaaataaccatttcaggtccctagatgcagtagacttggattttgaagatcttGATAGTTCGGTGCAATTTGCTAAAGGCTCCAGTCGAAGTATGGAGAATGACGAAGAGGAGGACGAGACCCGTAGCTTGTAGAACTCCACTCCTGCTTGTAGACTTTGTTTTAAAACTGGCTTAATGTGAATTAATTTAATAGTTCGCCGTGTATATAACAGTGAAGGCTTTTAAGAGTTTGAAATTTAGTCCTACTATTctatcccaatgttttattatctggggatttttaattgctttcgtatgcgcattaaaatgaaagggtcgaaGATACATAGTCTTGAGATATCGCAATTTTTAATCGACCAAAGTAAGGGATGGACGCGTGCCCGAGAGTCAGGGCGTGACATGGGGGCCATGACTCTTGTTGGtcacaatcaataaaaaaaatagaataaaaaattcagaaaaaaaattaaaaatttcctaaaattaatttatctcaACGTCAATCATACCATATAAAATAATCGGAattcatgtcaatgatttccaGCCTAATACGACAAGATTGAATTTAATTAGTTATCTAAAGAGTGAGACCCAATACAAAGTGGACGGTTCATTCCCTTCACCAGAAGCTGCATTACCCATCATGTGGAAACAAAATATTGGCACATTTTTATAGCACAGGTATCATTCCTTACGAAAGACAGGCATGTAATCTTTAATATATAGTTTCGAGCTACTGAGACTGGAAATTCACATTCTTATCTACTAAACTGAAGATATGCACGGTCCCTCTGATGCATTCGGTTCGTAGTGTTATTTAATATAGGTGGGCACGCAAAAAAAGGTGGAGGACTCACCTCAAAATTGAGTTCTCTCTAATATATAATCAGAGGAGTTTTTCACGTGCCAGATAATGCACAAAGCAACTCCATCACGTAACTTATCGTagcaatttaaagaaaaaacaaaaaacctcgCACGTAATGTGATCGCGCATGGCACAGTGAAGAGGTAGGGTCTATAAATTGCATGGAAGCAAGATTGCATCTCCACAAGCCTTTCCATCTAGAGAAAAACAAATTATCAGTGAGAGTtcagggagagggagagggagagggggagagagagagagagagagagagagagatacataCCATGGGAGACGGTAGCTCAAGGTCATGGACCGAGCTCAGCGGCGAGACCAACCGGAAGGACATGTTGGATCCTCTCGACGAGGATCTCCGGATGTACCTCATACACTACGGAGAACGAGTCCAAGCCATCTACGACGCGTTCAACGGCCAGGAGGAGTCTGAAGACGGCTACGGCATGGCCCTGTACCCGATGGACAAGCTCTTCTCTAAGTGGGTCTCAAGACGGACAACAAGAAGTTCAGGTACGAGGTGACCCGGTACTTCTACGTGCCGTCGCACTTAACCTTTCTGGTGCAGCCGGACAGGTCTTGGGCCGGGTATGTCGCGGTGAGCACTGACGAGGGGACCCAGGCATTAGGGAGAAGGGACATTTTGGTCACTTGGAGAGGAACGGCGAATCTCCTGGAGTCCGTAGAAGATATTCGAGATGATTTGGCCCCGGCGACCAACATTTTCGAGGACGACCCCAATACTAAGATTCACCTGGCTTTTTAGATTTGTATACGAAGAGGGATATAGGAGGAAATAAGTACACATCGCTTAGTGCCAGAGAGCAGGTAAGAAACTTTCACTCCATTTATAGATCGCTCTTGGTAATTTACCTCCCGAATAAGCTCCAAATTGCCTTTcaccttatatatataaatctaaaaatatGATAAGATACCGCAAGTGATGTTTGGAAtactttgtcaaattaaaactgGCATTGATGGACAACTTTGGTCAGGTTCTAAGGGAGGTCCGGAAGCAAGTCGATCTCTATGCCGGTAAAGGCGAAACCATCAGCATAACAGTGGCCGGCCACAGCCTGGGCGCGGCTTTGGCAACGATCAATGCGCTGGACATCGTGACCAATGGCTACAACGCGCCCATCGACCACCCCGAGAATGCCTGTCTGGTGACGCGTTCCCCTTCGCCAGCCCCAAGGTCGGGGAAGAGAACTTCCAGGCGAAGTTCTCCTTGTCCGAGAAGCTCCGCGCCCTTCGAGTGACCAACGCCCTTGATATCGTTCCCTTCATCCCTCCAATCAGATGTTACCACGTCGGAGAACAGCTGCTGGTCGACTCGCGCAAGTCCCCGGACCTGAAGCCTCTCTACAAGGGTCCGACTGGCGCCGTGGCAATCGGGCATATGTTGGAGACGTGCCTGCATCTAATCGCGGGCACACAAGGCATCGATAGTAACGAATTCAATAGGGAGCGTCGCGGGATTGCGCTGCTGAACAAGGGAATGGATGCTCCGAAGGATGGAAGCAAAATTCCGGCTAATTGGTTGGTGGcgaagaacaagaacatggTCCAGGATGAGGTCACTGGAGACTGGAAATTGGCCGATCTGTACATCCCACCTCCAGAAGATAATTAGAACGAACAGTCCCAAGTctcaatttatataatatatatatatatatatatatatatatatattactgtGTGATCAGCTATTACCAATAGTTGCTGCTTTATGACTTAGCAGTACCATAATAAAGGTTCGTAATACAAAAGTGGAgacagaattcttgttctttgattcaagatgctaagtttaattttatttttattttttattctactatgttctaattttcttttgttagagctacgatgtagcctaaccatgatgatgtgaatttcattatttttatgttttacaattgatttcattcatgtgagttatatattattgtgcttaatgcttttgagtgactggccaccacttgaatgatctgatgtgcacgtttgagactgagaagtgataatatgcaattgctcattataatgtATGACtgtgaattaaacgtggatagagatataccgcattatttgtgtagctttcagtgataaagtgatccaaaagactcattataagtcgggaatattcatagtttttaatacACTTATGCTTAtcttaattcacatagagatatagtggattaataagctgagtaggtttgctatacctagagataggatagtaaatagattaggaaattacgctatcacatatttgatatcgttcttgtattcacaacaatatgaaattcatatctagtgattatggtgaaatcggatgctctaacatatttatcgatcgatttattgcatttagtttacaaattttgtttttaatttattcttaattatattttgatatgttagataaattttagaattagtctattttagtatttaattagtttattaatcatcgaccTCCGTGAGATGAtattttttctcatcattatattacttgttcgacacgtgcacttgcgtttataATTTTACGAACAACTCTCTAgaggtaattgtccaaaaatcctaaacttgttgTATGgtggctaatttaatcataaatctttctaTTGTGCTAACTTAATCctaaattgcaaatttaatcctaaatcttattaaaatttgtcaatttagtcctaaacctattgtttGGATATTCATCAAAATGACTAAAATTCTTCTTATGATTTCttcttgggttttcttttctaactttttggtTACTTTTGCCACGTCATAttaacaaatttccaatttggacttcaaaactttttaaaaagtcaCATTGGACttaatatttgatttgaaaaggcAAATAGGATGAATTGCCAGAACATGCACtcaaatgaacaatttcaaccaatgtggcatttaagtgatcgaAAGAAAAAGTTATGACACACAAGCAAGCATTGTGTGAAAATGATAATACTTATGATGTATTTATCCCTTTGATTGAAATCATCACAATACTGAAGTTTAATAGTTATGATATTAAATGAGGATATTTTGTTATCGGTACATACTAAGATTTTTCACGCCATTCTAAATGTCGAAAATGCATTCCCATATTAATGATTCTACTCAAGACATCAAGATGGTGTTGAATGCTCAGTGTTAGATAGGGAATAAGCCTTAATTCCACCAACcagataataaatttacccaaagGAACTTGGATGTGACAACTGATCATTGGAGGATACTTCAATAAAAACTTTTGTGGAAAAGGAGGTCATGCTTGAAGTCAACAACCacaataaaaaggagaaagcatAGTAACTTTGACTAGCCATGCTAGTGCTGCTCTGAAAGAGCCCATCATTAGACATTACAAACTTCAAATGTAAACAACTTCCTCATTTGCACTTGCTCAACACgatttattgaacaaaaaatttatttgtacACAAGAAACCAACCATAACTATATATTCTTATGTATTAACATGATTTAGTACCCGAAGGTTTGTGCTGGTGTCGGTCCGGAGTTTGCATATTGTAACTTATAGTCCTCCCAAAATTCATTCACAGACTTCCCAAGTGGCTCTACGAAGTTTTcgtgacctttttttttcagCGCCCACATCAAGGGCGGGTGccttgcggaggctaatggctcggctgaatttattaggCCCGGACTCTcgcaagtccaccaattcacaactttaatagtctaagtttttaacctataaattaattttaaaacggagtcgccactaatcaatttggggtggttcaattagaaacccaagcgaaatatcgggagaaatactcgctctcgCGTAACCATAGAAATTAGGAtcgatgacttgattacactagttaatcactaatgccctttcggtacctaatcttgttttaaacctaaggctttttggatttttgagggattttccattcatttgtggaggaaaaacatttttttggtcttttttttttatacataaaaagcatttttttatctttttctgaaaatataaatcatttttttggatttttctgactttttttggctttttggctttttgggaaaatatggacacttttcatttttttgattttttggaaaataaatttttttttatttttttattaaaatattattttatattaaaatattaaaatattaattttaaaaaacgacCCGGGTCGGGTTCTTGGGTTGGGACCGACCCGGGTCATCTGCTCATAGCCCGGACGAGCCCttttttggttttaaaaaaacacacacacacacacaaaagccCAAACAATTTGGCCCATTTTCGTTAAAAGAGCTTCAGCCCAACAACCATCCGGCCCACGTGAATGAAATCAACCCTAAGTGGAAACCCTACTCGGTCACCGACCCGGGTCCGACCTAGGTCGTGACTCGTCGCGATGTCTCCTCCCTTTTTCTGCTTGGACGCACCGCCGATGGAGGGGCCGGCGGATTGGCGTCGATGGTGGCGGCGATACGAGAGGACAGTAGCGGTGGGAGGATGCGATGTGGCGGCATGGCGGAAGTGACAGGTGGAGATGCGAGAGGGAGCGGCGGACGGAGCGCGACCAAGGACTCGGATCCCACGGTGGCTTGGGGCGACGAGGAGGGTTTCGAGCGGAAACGGAGGCAGCCAAGCGGGGTTGATACCTGTCTATGGAGAGGATATGTCGCGATGGCGTTGCTGGTCAGCGAGACGACGTCGTTGGTGGTGGAGGCGGCTGCCTAGAGCGACAGACGCGACGGGGCAGCGACGGTCGCGACAACAGGTCCTCGGCTTCTCAGATCTGGTCCTCCTTTCTCCGGCTCCTCTCGTGGATCCGGGACTCCCTCGAACTAGACCCTCCCTACTCGACCAGATCTCTCCCTCTCGGGCTCGCTTGCCGctggcctcccccgaagtctctcggagggaggttgGTTGAGCTCGCGACCCGATTTCTCTCGCGCACTCGCTCTTTGatctcccctgaagtctctcaagggaaatCTCTGAGTTCGCCGTGTCCTTCGACGGAGGTTGTGGCttgctatttataggcgagggggcggccGGCCGACGAAGCTTCGACCGCCAGTCTTCGCGCACCAAACGATCCTCCTTGGCTGAACTAGCGTTCCATCCGAGCTTATCCAGCGAAGCCTGCTCAACATTAATGGCGCctgagatcttatcctctccggccgacgtcggcctattCTCCTCGGCCGTAGGTCGTCCTTCACACGTCGGTGTCCTCTGTGCGCGTGAGCTGCAGAGGCGTaggggaagatggaagaaggaagaagaagaagaagagaagggggccGGACCGGATTTGGGAAAAAGAGGGACGGGCCCTAGGCTCGCatggaggaaaaaaggaaagaaaatggggctggttgcttttgctttttttgatgtttttatttatttatttttgttgtttttgtttatttatttattatttttattattttattatttttatttttatttattatccgaaaaggcaaaaaaacctaattaattttaaaaaatgaaatttaggtgtcaatgaAGTACACATCCCTATATGAGTCGATTATCATGACATTGAGGTGCGGCACAAACCGTGGTCAGAGCTCTTCGCAATACTCTAAGAAGTTCACCGTGACCATGTACTACTCATCCCATCTCAACCCCAAACCTCTTCGAGGCCAACCCTTATGTTGTGAAAAGGCGAgcaatcgaacaataatatagacagaataagaaaataaattggacaccgAATATACGTGGTTTGGTTGTAAAGActtacgtccacggggagagcagcagcgaatttcactatagatcaagcaatacaagaagattacacactcgagtcactcaaacactcacTTGgtatttcccaagccccaattacacccaataatgcacgcagtgtttagccccaaaattcctcaagaaataatctctcaatctcacgaaggaattacacacaaatcttactataagatttaattggcttgaacactaaatcttcttggatgtaattcacggacaagaacgacaaagagaatccctcccaagcactcgacaacgAGGTAatgcttcaagaccaattcttcacgatcaaccCTCTTCATCCACGGCCACAAgtctacatatatatatatataagtgagacCTTTATtattttgccaacttctcataggattatGTTTCCAATCTTgctcaattttatccaaaacatatctttgtatattttaaacaaatccaaatccaagtgaaagttggactttcctatttcagTGGTCAAACTCTCTAATGTAGATTCGAATTTTgagaagttgatcttcggatcttctttgctcgatttcgaacgtccgcaacatatccaatttgGAATATTCGTAATTTCGCATtaggctcaaactcgagacatattttaacaatctccaccttggcttgaCGTTTGAGCCAAGTTGCAATCGATTcgtaaaaattcaaactctgttGCTACTCTTCCATAGCCCCCGATGGGCTTAACCGTCACAGATATTATCCAAatccaagcctcgcttgaacttcACCATAACTGAGGACCTCATCAGAGTACCAACTCTACATGCACTTTTAACTGTTCCGCAAGCATTTTCTGACATAACCTCCTTAACtgtagataaagcaaaaccattgttgcattCATATCTATCATGAGATCGAATACGTACCTTGTTAATTTTAGCAGTTATGgcaaccattggctctataggctccatCTCGCTACGAGCATCATccgtgtcgattactttgctagtactcaATATCTTAGAAGTTTTTGGTCGCAATTCCACCTCAAGTTGAACACCGTCCAGATCCATATTAACACTGCCACAAACACTCCTAGCTAGAAGTACTGGAGActcatcaagggtaacttctctgctgttaacaggtgaatttatatctggTCACCACAATCAATCACcccgctcaccttgtgcatagccatggaatatgcacattgCCCTCCAATTGAGcgtaccatcactcactcgaaaataataCGTGCAATcaaacattctaataatagaataaccagcaacgttacctgaccacactttTTCAGGAGTCTGCCATTCAATAgtagttgatggggatctattcaccaggcaGCTTATTGTACTAAGCACATcagctaggattctcctagcaataccagCACCAGAGATCATTTTGCGGGCCATTTCTAGTAATGTTTTGcttatcaattctgcaaattgttgtgatttattgaCACTAGTGTCATGTTTCATTATGCCCTCTTTCATGtagaatttatttgccagcttcgagcagaactccatgctattgtcagtccgCACATGCTTAATCGACTTACTAGTCTCTGTCTTGATCAAAGCTCTCAACCGTATGATCCtgacaccagcatcaaacttgtgcattggcacaaacacccaaGTCTTCCTCGGGCAGTCAatagactctcgaacagatgcatccaACATCTTCGCAGCGAAATTTGTCtttgtctcaccttgaagtttatacgaGGCCTCCATGCttgattcttttcattatta
Protein-coding regions in this window:
- the LOC120293930 gene encoding phospholipase A1-IIgamma-like codes for the protein MDNFGQVLREVRKQVDLYAGKGETISITVAGHSLGAALATINALDIVTNGYNAPIDHPENACLVTRSPSPAPRCYHVGEQLLVDSRKSPDLKPLYKGPTGAVAIGHMLETCLHLIAGTQGIDSNEFNRERRGIALLNKGMDAPKDGSKIPANWLVAKNKNMVQDEVTGDWKLADLYIPPPEDN